In Syntrophomonadaceae bacterium, one genomic interval encodes:
- a CDS encoding GntR family transcriptional regulator, producing MEGSAGTARYMSIATDLATRIARGEYKEKQKLLGRSSLAGRYNVSPETIRRALSLLQDKDIVEVIAGKGVLVTSKEAAEAYLTQISQHQALQEIQQRLSSLIEERNRLDAEISQMMEELLNYTFKFFTRMQKIQEYKIPAGSRLAGKTLENSEFRGKTGATVLAVEKNGETIFSPSPHTEISAGDVLVIIGPPEAKNLVAKLISG from the coding sequence ATGGAAGGATCTGCAGGTACTGCCCGGTATATGTCAATTGCAACTGATTTGGCCACAAGAATTGCCCGGGGCGAGTATAAAGAAAAACAGAAGTTGCTTGGGCGTTCTTCTTTGGCCGGAAGGTATAATGTCTCCCCCGAAACCATACGGAGGGCATTATCTTTGCTGCAGGACAAGGACATTGTAGAAGTTATCGCCGGAAAAGGGGTTTTGGTTACTTCAAAGGAGGCTGCCGAGGCCTACTTAACTCAGATTAGCCAGCATCAAGCCTTGCAGGAAATACAGCAGCGTCTCTCCAGTTTAATCGAAGAACGAAATAGACTAGATGCGGAAATCAGCCAGATGATGGAAGAACTATTGAATTATACCTTTAAATTTTTCACCCGGATGCAAAAAATCCAGGAATATAAAATCCCCGCAGGCTCACGGCTTGCGGGCAAAACGCTGGAAAACTCGGAGTTTAGAGGAAAGACCGGCGCTACTGTGCTCGCAGTAGAGAAAAATGGAGAAACCATCTTTTCACCGTCTCCCCATACAGAAATCAGCGCCGGAGATGTGCTGGTAATTATCGGGCCGCCAGAAGCTAAAAATCTGGTAGCGAAATTAATTTCAGGGTAA
- the glgA gene encoding glycogen synthase GlgA has product MVKINKVLILGAEVTPFAKTGGLADVLGSLPKALSELELDVRVAMPCHKQVSKSTYLTDMPVAMEGHWETAIIRATQLQPNSSKQVPVYLVDNYRYFHRESLYGYHDDAQRYDFFCKAVIAMLPLIGFNPDVIHCNDWQTGPLPLYLKERHEGEPFYKDMATLFTIHNLAYQGRFGREVLAGMGLGNEFFTPAKIESYGQVNFLKAGLVYADVINTVSKKYSMEIQDPEYGEGLDGLMRQRASDLYGILNGIDYQVFDPSTDPHIAANYNVKDISPKKENKKVLQEKMGLPRSEVPVIGLVTRLAAQKGLDLINEMACQLLHEDIQFVVLGKGEDHFQQMFLQLAKSCKNKVAVKIGFDPELAQLIYAGSDMFLMPSRYEPCGLGQMISLRYGTIPIVRATGGLEDTIIDYNQNNKQGTGFSFKEKTPAALFTAVQRALSLYRNNPSEWDKMAIRGMQTDFSWNKSAGEYLKAYERALIKRQDHYRMQTGQ; this is encoded by the coding sequence GTGGTAAAAATCAATAAAGTATTAATTCTCGGTGCAGAAGTCACACCATTTGCTAAAACAGGCGGCCTTGCCGATGTATTGGGATCACTGCCAAAAGCTTTGTCTGAACTTGAACTGGATGTACGGGTAGCCATGCCGTGCCACAAACAAGTATCCAAATCCACGTATTTAACCGACATGCCGGTAGCTATGGAAGGGCATTGGGAGACTGCCATTATCCGGGCAACCCAACTTCAACCCAATTCCAGCAAACAAGTTCCGGTTTACCTGGTCGACAACTACAGGTATTTCCACCGGGAAAGCCTTTATGGCTATCATGATGACGCACAAAGATACGATTTTTTTTGCAAAGCCGTGATCGCCATGCTTCCCCTAATCGGATTTAATCCCGATGTTATTCACTGCAATGACTGGCAAACAGGACCATTGCCCTTGTATTTAAAAGAAAGGCATGAAGGCGAACCGTTTTACAAGGATATGGCGACTCTTTTTACGATCCATAACCTGGCCTACCAGGGCAGGTTTGGCCGGGAAGTATTAGCAGGTATGGGCCTGGGAAACGAATTCTTTACCCCGGCGAAAATTGAATCTTATGGCCAGGTAAATTTTTTAAAAGCCGGGCTGGTTTACGCAGACGTTATTAACACTGTTAGTAAAAAGTATTCCATGGAGATTCAGGATCCGGAGTACGGGGAAGGTTTGGACGGTTTAATGCGACAGCGAGCAAGTGACTTGTACGGAATCTTAAATGGTATCGACTACCAGGTTTTTGATCCATCCACCGATCCCCATATTGCGGCAAATTATAATGTAAAAGATATCTCCCCAAAAAAGGAAAACAAAAAGGTTCTCCAAGAAAAAATGGGCCTCCCGCGGAGCGAAGTGCCGGTAATTGGCCTGGTAACCAGGCTGGCAGCTCAAAAAGGGCTGGATTTAATTAACGAAATGGCCTGTCAGTTGTTACATGAAGACATCCAATTTGTAGTTTTGGGGAAGGGCGAGGACCATTTCCAGCAGATGTTTTTACAGCTGGCTAAATCATGCAAAAATAAGGTCGCCGTTAAGATAGGTTTTGACCCTGAGTTAGCGCAGCTTATATACGCCGGAAGCGATATGTTTCTGATGCCATCCCGGTATGAACCCTGCGGCTTGGGCCAAATGATCAGTCTCAGATATGGGACTATTCCAATCGTAAGAGCAACGGGCGGTTTGGAAGACACCATTATAGATTACAACCAGAACAACAAACAGGGAACGGGGTTTTCTTTTAAAGAAAAAACTCCGGCCGCCTTATTTACTGCTGTCCAAAGGGCATTATCACTATACCGGAACAATCCATCGGAGTGGGATAAAATGGCCATCCGGGGAATGCAGACTGACTTCTCTTGGAACAAATCAGCTGGGGAGTATCTGAAAGCATATGAACGGGCTCTGATCAAGCGGCAGGATCACTACAGAATGCAGACAGGACAGTAA
- a CDS encoding glycosyltransferase family 4 protein, with protein MRVLMLSWEYPPHSVGGLARHVEGLSIAMAKEGLQVHVLTFAGPKAPLYEVNSGVMVHRVHAYPVNSMDFTGWILQLNLAMLEHAINLVQEQGPFDIIHAHDWLVAFTGRALKHAYQLPLIATIHATEAGRNQGLHNDMQRYISSVEWWLTYEAWRVIVCSESMRHEVQGLFQLPTDKVEVIPNGVDAEKFRTAHPQPQFRDGFAKPWEKVVFFVGRLVREKGVHVLIEAAPKILAVCPEAKFVVAGVGSMENHLKHQAWSTGVGHKFCFTGYIDDTTRNNLYYISAVAAFPSLYEPFGIVALEGMAAGVPVVVSDTGGLGEIIYHGRNGLKAYTGDPNSLAGNIITILKDPAYGEKLREHASRQIDEIYDWQQIVRKTMQLYTRVFKEYRYSSWPLKNGPIQKARRYALSLVGRRHPESVQNTVHHNRFSLVEQRVKSVHYHREGRKGM; from the coding sequence GTGCGGGTATTAATGTTGTCCTGGGAATATCCTCCCCATAGTGTGGGAGGATTGGCCAGACATGTCGAAGGTCTATCCATCGCCATGGCGAAGGAAGGTTTGCAGGTTCACGTGCTCACTTTTGCTGGACCGAAAGCACCACTTTATGAGGTCAATTCAGGTGTGATGGTGCACAGGGTTCATGCCTATCCTGTCAACTCCATGGACTTTACCGGCTGGATCTTGCAGTTAAATTTGGCAATGTTGGAACATGCCATAAACCTTGTCCAAGAGCAAGGGCCTTTTGACATCATTCATGCGCATGATTGGCTGGTGGCTTTTACCGGCCGGGCCTTGAAACATGCTTATCAGCTGCCGCTGATTGCCACTATTCATGCGACGGAGGCGGGACGAAACCAGGGTCTCCACAATGATATGCAGAGATACATCAGCAGTGTTGAATGGTGGTTGACATACGAAGCTTGGCGGGTTATTGTTTGTAGTGAATCCATGCGGCATGAAGTCCAGGGTCTCTTCCAGCTTCCAACTGATAAGGTTGAAGTGATTCCCAATGGGGTTGATGCAGAGAAATTCAGGACAGCCCACCCGCAACCCCAGTTCCGGGATGGATTTGCCAAACCATGGGAGAAAGTGGTATTTTTTGTAGGGAGGCTGGTTAGAGAAAAAGGGGTGCATGTCTTGATTGAGGCAGCCCCCAAAATCCTAGCGGTCTGCCCTGAAGCCAAGTTTGTAGTGGCTGGGGTTGGTTCGATGGAAAACCACCTGAAACACCAGGCTTGGAGTACTGGTGTCGGGCATAAGTTTTGCTTTACCGGTTATATTGATGACACCACCAGGAACAACTTGTATTACATCTCTGCTGTGGCAGCCTTTCCCAGCCTGTATGAGCCCTTTGGGATTGTGGCATTAGAAGGAATGGCGGCTGGTGTGCCTGTAGTTGTATCTGACACCGGTGGTTTGGGGGAAATCATCTACCATGGACGCAATGGACTGAAGGCTTATACGGGTGATCCAAACTCTTTGGCTGGCAATATCATTACCATTTTAAAAGACCCGGCATACGGAGAAAAGTTGCGCGAACATGCCTCGCGTCAGATAGACGAAATTTATGACTGGCAGCAGATAGTCAGGAAAACCATGCAGCTATACACGAGGGTATTCAAGGAATATCGGTATAGTTCCTGGCCCCTTAAGAATGGCCCTATTCAGAAGGCCAGGCGTTATGCCCTTTCCTTGGTAGGGCGCCGGCACCCGGAAAGTGTCCAGAACACTGTTCATCATAACCGCTTTAGTTTAGTTGAACAGCGGGTTAAGTCGGTCCACTATCACCGTGAAGGGAGGAAGGGTATGTGA